The Nitrogeniibacter aestuarii genome has a window encoding:
- a CDS encoding TorD/DmsD family molecular chaperone: MNTPHAPEPLNPEALLPAVEPEDADRAGFYGLIAHLMSQAPSRDTLGAISRSPALEADPQLPEAVALAEAWNALRRACHSMTEAQVAAEWSDLFAGTGRPAVLPYASYYLTGFLMEKPLAELRDTLAELGLQREAGNGEPEDHLAGVCEVMRRLIERGDWAAQPRFYERHMQPWVSRCCTELSSLSSARFYAVLADFAHAFFQWEARVLGYDQ; encoded by the coding sequence ATGAACACCCCCCATGCCCCTGAACCACTGAACCCCGAGGCCCTGTTGCCGGCGGTCGAACCCGAGGACGCGGATCGCGCCGGCTTCTATGGCCTGATCGCCCACCTGATGAGTCAGGCCCCGAGCCGCGACACCCTGGGTGCGATCAGCCGCTCGCCCGCGCTCGAGGCGGATCCGCAACTGCCCGAGGCGGTGGCGCTGGCCGAGGCCTGGAATGCGCTGCGCAGGGCCTGTCACAGCATGACCGAGGCGCAGGTGGCGGCCGAATGGTCCGACCTGTTCGCCGGCACCGGGCGCCCGGCCGTGCTGCCCTATGCCTCGTATTACCTGACCGGCTTCCTCATGGAGAAGCCGCTGGCCGAGCTGCGCGACACCCTCGCTGAACTGGGTCTGCAGCGCGAGGCGGGCAACGGCGAGCCGGAAGACCACCTGGCCGGTGTATGCGAAGTCATGCGCCGGCTCATCGAGCGCGGTGACTGGGCAGCCCAGCCGCGCTTCTACGAACGCCACATGCAGCCGTGGGTGAGCCGCTGCTGCACCGAACTGTCATCGCTTTCGTCAGCCCGCTTCTATGCGGTGCTGGCTGATTTTGCTCATGCCTTCTTTCAGTGGGAGGCGCGGGTGCTGGGGTACGACCAATGA
- a CDS encoding 4Fe-4S binding protein, producing MDLKQGRPDAAGVTLCRCQGRIHDAAVASVTSALDGVQVVDQLCRSGTPGTEGAIGCTREAPVLAQRAGEGAAIRFFPAREFAAGGSGATPRLAALVAMAQLPEPPPVDAVSYQSAGRVAIIGAGPEALQWAHRLQSKADGELQVTVFAEDEQPLTAQSPRRIPVHRARGVSVTGWLGHFDLAWTPANAVDAATCTGCGACITACSSDAIVRDGIAAYVDAGRCNDKRRCIEVCEVGAIDFSFTPRSARFDLVLDLSLQPRLTMPHPPQGYFAPAGDPVKLTDALLAMTEMVGEFEKPRFFDYQRSICAHSRNKIDGCSRCIDTCSTSAIEADGDGIRVEPHLCMGCGACASVCPTGAMRYNYPAVPEIGGRIRAALNAWQAVDGPVPTLVLHGAAQATALQALAETEALPDQLLPLALHDGASVGPDLLLYALAVGAGRVMVWQAEDAPVTYTASARRTVSFATAVLDGLGLPQAAARLACVEGDADALLAGLGTAAPTALGEPARFHGQKDKRTTLEMCFEHFMKLAGAIPAEPLPLPAGSPYGTVQIDGGKCTLCKSCVGACPSKALTEAPDALQLRFREMSCVQCGLCVETCPEDALSLLPRLNLTAEARQPRVIHEDPPCHCARCGKPFGSTAAINRIVEKLAGNPHFSTPEQRKRLQMCGDCRVVDMMSPPDGRPQASILEH from the coding sequence TTGGATCTCAAGCAAGGCCGGCCGGACGCGGCTGGTGTCACCCTGTGCCGTTGCCAGGGACGGATTCATGACGCGGCCGTCGCGTCAGTGACATCGGCGCTGGACGGGGTTCAGGTCGTGGATCAATTGTGTCGGAGCGGGACGCCCGGCACCGAGGGCGCCATTGGCTGTACCCGCGAGGCGCCCGTGCTTGCGCAGCGCGCGGGCGAGGGAGCAGCGATCCGCTTTTTCCCGGCCCGCGAATTCGCCGCCGGCGGATCGGGGGCGACCCCGCGACTTGCGGCACTGGTGGCTATGGCGCAGTTGCCCGAGCCACCGCCGGTGGATGCGGTCAGCTATCAGAGCGCGGGTCGCGTCGCGATCATCGGCGCAGGCCCCGAGGCCCTGCAGTGGGCGCATCGCCTTCAGAGTAAAGCGGACGGCGAGCTGCAGGTGACCGTGTTTGCCGAAGACGAGCAGCCGCTGACCGCCCAGAGCCCGCGCCGCATTCCGGTCCATCGCGCCCGTGGCGTGAGCGTGACCGGCTGGCTGGGCCACTTCGACCTGGCGTGGACGCCTGCCAATGCGGTCGACGCAGCGACCTGTACCGGCTGTGGCGCCTGTATCACCGCCTGTAGCTCGGATGCCATCGTGCGCGATGGCATTGCCGCCTATGTGGATGCCGGACGCTGCAACGACAAGCGGCGTTGCATCGAGGTGTGCGAGGTGGGCGCCATCGACTTCAGCTTCACCCCACGGTCGGCGCGCTTCGATCTGGTGCTCGATCTGTCGCTACAGCCGCGTCTCACCATGCCCCACCCACCGCAAGGATATTTCGCGCCCGCGGGCGATCCGGTGAAACTCACCGATGCGCTGCTGGCCATGACCGAGATGGTCGGTGAGTTCGAGAAGCCCAGGTTCTTCGACTACCAGCGCAGCATCTGCGCCCACTCGCGCAACAAGATCGATGGCTGTTCGCGCTGTATCGACACCTGTTCGACCTCGGCCATCGAGGCCGACGGCGACGGCATCCGCGTCGAGCCGCATCTGTGCATGGGCTGTGGCGCCTGTGCCAGTGTGTGCCCCACCGGGGCCATGCGCTACAACTACCCGGCCGTGCCGGAGATCGGTGGGCGCATTCGTGCCGCGCTCAACGCATGGCAGGCGGTCGATGGCCCGGTGCCGACCCTCGTGCTCCATGGTGCCGCCCAGGCAACCGCCTTGCAGGCCCTGGCCGAGACCGAGGCCTTGCCCGATCAGCTGTTGCCGCTGGCGCTCCACGATGGCGCCAGCGTCGGCCCCGATCTGCTGCTCTATGCGCTGGCCGTGGGTGCCGGGCGGGTGATGGTCTGGCAGGCCGAAGACGCCCCCGTGACCTACACGGCTTCAGCACGACGTACCGTGAGCTTCGCCACCGCCGTGCTCGATGGTCTCGGGTTGCCACAGGCGGCGGCGCGCCTGGCCTGCGTCGAAGGCGATGCTGACGCCCTGCTGGCCGGGCTGGGCACTGCCGCACCGACGGCACTGGGCGAGCCGGCGCGCTTCCACGGTCAGAAGGACAAGCGCACCACACTGGAGATGTGCTTCGAGCACTTCATGAAGCTGGCCGGTGCGATTCCGGCCGAGCCGCTGCCCTTGCCCGCGGGCAGCCCCTACGGCACGGTGCAGATCGACGGCGGCAAGTGCACCCTGTGCAAATCCTGTGTCGGCGCTTGTCCGAGCAAGGCGCTCACCGAGGCGCCCGACGCGCTGCAACTGCGCTTCCGCGAGATGAGTTGCGTGCAGTGCGGCCTGTGTGTCGAGACCTGTCCGGAAGACGCGCTGTCGCTGCTCCCGCGACTCAATCTCACCGCCGAAGCGCGCCAGCCCAGGGTGATCCATGAAGACCCGCCGTGCCACTGCGCCCGTTGCGGCAAGCCCTTCGGCTCCACCGCCGCCATCAACCGCATCGTCGAGAAGTTGGCGGGCAACCCGCACTTTTCCACGCCAGAACAGCGCAAGCGTCTGCAGATGTGCGGCGACTGCCGGGTGGTGGACATGATGTCGCCGCCGGATGGCCGTCCGCAAGCCTCGATCCTGGAGCATTGA